The DNA sequence ACGAGAACTGAAGATGAAGGAACTCACACCCCGCCAGCGAGAGACATTGGCCTGGGTCAAGGCGTTCATCCGCGACCACGGCATGCCGCCGACGGTGCGCGAGATCGGCGAGGCCTTCGGCATCAAGAGTTCCAGCGTCTTCCACTTGCTGAAGGAACTGGAGCGGAAGGGCTACCTGGAGCGCGGCGAACTGGGCGCGCGGTCGCTCATCGTCAAGGGCCGCAAGCGCGTGCCCTGCGGCTGCGTGGAAGTGCCCATCGTCGGCCGCATCCCGGCAGGTCGCCCCGTCGAGGCCATTGAGCACGAGACCGGGACGCTCCACGTGAACAAGGAGTTGCTTCGCGGGCGCGGCGGCTACGCGCTTCAGGTGGTCGGCGACAGCATGGTCGACGCTGGCATCCTCGATGGCGACTACGTCATCATCCGCAAGCAGGAGACCGCAGAGGACGGCGACGTCATCGTAGCGCTCATCGACGACGAGGCCACGCTCAAGCGGTTCCACCGTGAGGGCGACGGCGTCCGGCTCGACCCGGCGAACAGCCGGATGCAGCCCATCCACGTGCGGACGGGCGAGTTCAGAATCCAGGGGAAGGTGGTCGGCGTACAGCGTCACATCGGCCGCTTCCCACAACAGATGAGGTAGTAAGGAGCGGCCGATGGCGAACGACTATGCACCCAGGTTGTTCCTGCGGCAGGCGGAGAACGCGCTGCTCAGGGAGTATTTCACAGCCCGAGGCGAACTGGGCGACATCGATTGGGACAACCTCGAGGAGACGGACGTCGATGCCGTCTATACCGCGTGGCAAGCCCTGCCCGAGGATAAGGTCGAGGACGTCGAACAGGATTTCCGGGACATCTTCGACCTGGCCTCTGAGGACGGCACGCGGGCGCTGATAGACGAGAGCGGGTTTCACGACCCCGACGTGGACCTGGCGACGCAACTCGAGGCCCACGATGGCTTCCTCAACAAGGCCTTCTGGGTCTTCCTCAACCACCGAGAACTGTTCGGCCTCGTCTCCATCCTGGACCGCGCCGACCACCTCAATGGCCGCTACTGGCGCAAACGGAAAGACATGCCCAGGAAGCAGCCCGACCTTTCCGCCCGGGCGATCAAGGAACTTGGCGACGCGCTGGGGGCCTACTACCGGGAGAATCAGGGCCGCGGGAAATGGTGCAACGTCGAGCATTACATCCGGGCGGATCGCTACCACTACTTCTTCGGCTACCCGAAGGACTACACCGACACGTTCATCGGATACGACGACCAGGGGCGGTTCGAGCGGCGGCGGCAGAACCCCGCATTCGAGGTGGTCTTTGTCTATGACCCCGTGGACGGCACGCTCGACCTCTACG is a window from the Phycisphaerae bacterium genome containing:
- the lexA gene encoding transcriptional repressor LexA is translated as MKELTPRQRETLAWVKAFIRDHGMPPTVREIGEAFGIKSSSVFHLLKELERKGYLERGELGARSLIVKGRKRVPCGCVEVPIVGRIPAGRPVEAIEHETGTLHVNKELLRGRGGYALQVVGDSMVDAGILDGDYVIIRKQETAEDGDVIVALIDDEATLKRFHREGDGVRLDPANSRMQPIHVRTGEFRIQGKVVGVQRHIGRFPQQMR